The genomic stretch GCGCACTCACGATCCTGCGCTATGGGCAACCGCCCGAACTGAACGGCAGCGATACATCGGACAAGTAACGGCACACCGAAAGCAAACCGTTAGCTCACCGCTAGCGGGTGCGCGGAACGCGCCTTGCTACATGTTTTTGCACGGGGCGCGTCCGGCCGCTGGACGCGTCGGCCGAACTGCCGGGCGTCCCGCCCGCAGCGTATCGGTCTGCGAAACACCCGTCTGCCGAGCGGATACCCGAGGAAGCGGGTTTACGAACGGGAATATAAGTGCGGTCCGCTCCGTTTTATTGCCGACAGCCAAATGACGCGGCGGCACCCGCATGGCGCACCGCCTTGTTGCCGATCCACTTACTGGAACGTTAGATGAGCTATCAAGACATTGACAAAGAGATTGTCCACCTCGAATTCGTGTTCGAGCTGATTTCCACCAACGATCGCATTCCACTTTCGTATTGGCGCAATCGCCTCAGCAAGTTTCCGAAGCCGTGGCTGATGCCGACGCAGTGCGAGCGTCTTGCGCGGCTCGAAGCGGCGCTGCATGCGCTCGAACAGTCTGCTGAAACGGAGAACACCGCGCTACCGCTGCGTTCGACTGGCACGCGGCCATGACCGACGCCTTAAAGAAGAAACACGAAGACATACCTGACGAAACCGTCTTCAACGCCGCCGCCGCGCGCTTGCAAGATGCCGGCAGCGGCCAGCCGCATCTGGACGAGGGCGAGCAGGACCCGGCTCCTGTCAACCGGTCAAAATCCGCGCGGCGAGCGCCAGCGCGAGGGCCGGCAGCATCACCACGGCGCCGACTTTCAGGAACTTCATAAAGCTCACGTCTTCGCCTTCGCGGCGAATCGCGTTGAGCCAGAGGATTGTCGCGAGCGAGCCGGTAATCGACAGATTCGGGCCCAGATCGACGCCGATCAGCAGCGCGTCGATCACACGTTCGGGGCTGTGCGCCTGCATCACGGTCGAGCTTGCGATCAGACCGGCCGGCAAGTTGTTCATCAGATTGCTGGCGATCGCGACGATGCCGCCGGCCGATGCCGCCGTCGCCAGTTCGCTGTGTTGCGTCGCGCGTTGCACGGCACTTGCCAGCGTTGTGATGACGCCTGTGTGATCGAGCATCTCGACCAGCACGAACAATGCCGCCACCAGCGGCAGCACGCTCCACGAGATTTCTTTGACCAGTGGCAGCGGCGACTTGCGCTCCTGAATCAGCACGACCGTGGCGGTCAGCGCGCCGAGTATCGCGGTGGGCAAGCCGAGCGGGATATTGTACGCGGAGACCGTCAGCAAGACGACGGCGGTGACCGCGATGCCCGCGAGCGCGACGCGTCCGCTCGACGACAACTCGAGCGGCTCGAGATCCGCCTCGCAAACGCCGGCGAGTGCCTCGCGCTGGGTCCAGCGCAATAGGACGTAGGTGGCGGCGATCGACAGCAGCGACGGTAGCGTGAAGCGCATCAGCCAGGGGCCGAGTGCGGGCGTGTGGTTGCCGTATAGCACCAGGTTAGCCGGATTCGAGATCGGCAGCACGAAGCTGGCGGCATTCGCGATGAACGCGCACACGAACAACAGCGGCAGAGGATGCGTTTTTGCTTTCCTGGCGGCCGCGAACACCGCGGGGGTGAGGACTACTGCGGCGGCATCATTGGAGAGGAATGCGGTGATGACCACGCCGACCAGATAGACCAGCAGGAACAATTTTCTTGGCGAGCCCTTCGCGTGGTTGACCGCCAGCACGGCGACCCAGTCGAACAGGCCTTCGCGGCGGCCGACTTCGGACAGCGCCATCATGCCGAACAGGAACAGATAGACGTCTGTGCCTTTTTCTATGGCCTGGATGGCCAGGTCGACCGGCAATAGTCTGAGTGAGACTAGCAGTAGCGCGCCGGCTACGGCCCAGATGGCTTCAGGCCATTTGAATGGCCGGGAAATGACGCCGGCCGTGGCGGCTGCGGCGATGCCCCAGGAGAGAAATAGGGTACTCACTATGGTGGTTTGACGCGTGGCGATTTGGGGTGGATGCGGCAGCATACCTGATGTTGTCTGTATGCCTGCGGTGTTGGTTTTGTGCTTTTTGCCTTTGGCGGTGGCATTTGTCTGTGTGCCTGCGGGGTTGGCCTTTCCCTGATTTCTTCGTGGTCTATTAGCGTCGCCCCTGTGCGGGGCAGGCACTTACTTTCTTTGCCGCCGCAAAGAAAGTAAGCAAAGAAAGCGGCTTCACACCGCTAATTCTTAAGCGGGTCCCCTGGCTTGGAGGAGGTAGTGGAGCATCTGGAATCGGTGTTCTCGCACACTCCGCCCTGGTGACAAGGCAGTCATTCTTCCGGCGGCGCTGCGCGCGCCGCAGCGGTACTTCATAAAACCGTCGGGCGCTTTTCGCGCCTGCGGTTGCTCAGGTGCAACGGCTTGTATTTGCTGCGTTAGCGTAGCTCGCGGCTGCGTTTCGTCCGGCACTTTTTCGGTGCCTGCGGTGGCTCGTCCTCATGTCCCCCTGCCTCACCGAGGCGCTAGCGTCTCACTCGCACTGGTGGTTTGCACTCGCACACTTGGACATCTCGCCGAGGCGAAGCCGATGGCCCCCACCAAACCAAAACAAAGCCCCTGGTTTCCCTGCAGACCGTTCCAGCGAGCACGCAGTGCGAGGCCGGAAAAATGACGCCGGAGGCGCCTATCTGCTATCGGTGTTGGGAAGTACCGCCACGGCGCGCGCAGTGCCGCCGGAAGAATGACTGCCTTGTCACCAGGGCGGAGTGTGCGAGGACACCGATTCCAGATGCTCCACTGCCTCCTCCAAGCCGCGGGACCCGCTTAAGAATTAGCGGTGTGAAGCCGCTTTCTTTGCTTACTTTCTTTGCGGCGGCGCCCCGAAGGAAGTCCACTTGGTGGGCAAAGAAAGTAAGTGCCTGCCCCGTACAGGGGCAACGCTAATAAACCACTAAGAAATCAGGGAAAGGCCACCATCGCGGGCACACAGCCAAAAAGCGCCGAGCAGGCAAAAACCCCAATTACCTTCACTACGACAACAATCTGTTCTCCCCCACCCTCCTATTCAGTTTTCATTGTCTTACCTACTATCCGCATTCGCACGAAGCAAAAAGCACGCGGCACGCAGCACACGCTACAGCGCCTCACACCAGGTAAGCATGAAAAACCCAAACTCCGGTCCTTCGGACATAACCCACTACAGCACGCCAGCCATCGCCCTCCACTGGCTAATCGCGCTGCTGATCGCCAGCGCGTTCTATATCGGCTGGATCATGACCGACATCCCCGGCTTCACGCCCACCAAGCTGAAGTATTTCTCCTGGCACAAGTGGATCGGCGTCACAGTATTCGTACTGGCCATAGCACGCGTCCTATGGCGCGCCACCCACCGCGCGCCGGCGCTGCACAGCGCCACGCCCACGTGGCAGAAGGCTGCGGCCCATCTCGTGCACGGCGTGCTCTACCTGCTGATGCTCGCGATTCCGTTGTCCGGCTACCTCTATAGCTCCGCCGCCGGCATTCAGGTCGTCTATCTCGGCATCGTGCCGCTACCCACCCTCATCGGCCCGGATCAGGCGCTCAAAGCCACGCTGCGCACCGTCCACGTGCTGCTCAATTACACGCTGCTGGCACTGGTCGTCATGCACGTGCTGGCGGCGCTCAAGCATCAGTTCGTCGATCGCGACGGACTGCTCGCGCGCATGATTCCGTTCCTCAAGTAAGGAGCGATTCGCTCCAGCATGTTGGCAATCTAATTCCCAGCGGTGTTCAATCAACGCGCGCGGGTTCGATAGGATGCGTACCACTATGAAATCAAACCTTTATCACTCGATTCTCGCCGGCGTCGCCGCCCTGTCCTTGCTCGGCGCCAGCCTCGCCCACGCCGATGTCGACGCGAGCAAAAGCAGCGTCATCGCAACGACCAAACAGATGAATGTACCTGTGGACGGCAAGTTCAAGAAGTTCTCGGCGCAGCTGAATTTCGATCCGGCCAAGCCCACCGTCGGCAGCGCCAACGTGTCGATCGATACCGGCAGCTACGACCTCGGCGCCGACGACTACAACAAGCAGGCTCAAGGCAAGGAATGGTTTGATAGTGCGACCTATCCTGCCGCGACCTTCGTGTCGAGCGCGATCGCGCCGGCCGGCGGCAATCAGTACAAGATCACCGGCAAGCTCACGATCAAGGGCAAATCGCAAACGGTCGTGGTGCCGGTCACGATCGCCAGCCAAGGCACGACGCAAACCTTCGACGGCTCATTGCCGATCAAACGCTCGCAGTTCGATGTCGGCACCGGCGAATGGAAAGACACGTCGGTCGTCGCCGACGAAGTCGTCATCAAATTCCATATCGTCGCTTCGAAGAAATAACTGAAGCAAACAAGCGACCCCGCACTTTTTAGCGCCTCCAAAGAAGTCTCTTTTGAAGCATCTTTAGACGCATTTTTTTGAATCACCTGGAGAAGAACTTGAAGAAACAACTTTTGCTCGCCGCCGGCGCGCTCGCCGCAGCCCTGTCGTTCAACGCAATGGCCACCGATACGTATCAGCTCGACCCGACGCACACGTACCCGAGCTTCGAAACCGACCACTTCGGCGGTTTGTCGATCTGGCGCGGCAAGTTCAAGAAGAGCAGCGGCACCGTGGTGCTGGATCGCGCGGCCAAGACCGGCACGGTCGACGTGACGATCGATATGAGCTCGGTGGATATTGGCAACGACAAGCTGGACTCGGAACTGGTCACGGACAAGTTCTTCGACGCCGCGAAGTTCCAGACCGCGACCTACAAGGGCACGCAGATTCGCTTCGACGGCGACAAGCCGGTGGAAGTGATCGGCACGCTGACACTGCATGGCGTGACCAAGCCGGTCAACCTGAAAATCGAATCGTTCAAGTGCTTCATGAACCCGATGCTCAAGCGCGAAGTGTGCGGCACGGAATCGACCGCGACGTTCAATCGCGACGACTTCGGCGTCGACTTCGGCAAGACCTACGGCTTCAAGATGCTGACCACGCTGAATATCCAGGCTGAAGGCATCAAGCAGTAATCGTCAGCAGCACGGTGCCTTGCCCAGGCGGAGCAAGGTACTATTATGGTTTGGCATCCGGCGCGCGGCGAATCATTCCAAACGCGTCCGGACGCCCGACGCAGCGAGCCATACGCGGGGCAGCACCAGCGAGGCGCTGACGTTCCTGCCCCGCTGCTGATACCCGTTTCCGCCATCCATGAGTTCTGCAAGCCGCCGCATCGCGCACCTGGACATGGACGCGTTCTACGCGTCGGTTGAGCTTTTGCGCTATCCGGAACTGCGCGGCAAGGCGGTGGTGATTGGCGGCGGCCGCAACGGCGCGCCGCAAACGCTGGAAGACGGCACGCGCCGCTTCGCGCGCTTGCGCGATTACGCGGGTCGCGGGGTGGTCACCACCTCAACCTATGAAGCTCGCGCGCTCGGCGTGTTCTCGGCAATGGGCATGATGAAAGCCGCGATGCTCGCGCCGGACGCGATTCTGCTGCCAACCGACTTCGAATCTTATCGCCACTACTCGCGCCTGTTCAAAGCGGCGGTCGCCACGTTTACCGACCGGATCGAAGACCGCGGCATCGACGAAATCTATATCGATCTCACCGAGGTGCCCGGCGAACCGCGCGAGATTGCCGCGCAAATCAAGCAGGCGGTCAATCAGGCAACCGGCCTCACCTGCTCCATCTGCGTGGCGCCGAACAAGCTGCTGGCGAAGATCGGCTCCGAACTCGACAAACCCGACGGACTCACGATTCTGACGCCGGCCGACGTGCCGCTGCGGGTCTGGCCGCTGCCGGTGCGCAAGGTCAACGGGATCGGGCCGAAGGCGGCGGAAAAGCTGACCGCGCTTGGCCTTACCACCGTCGGCGATCTGGCGGCGGCGGACCTGGGGCTGTTGCAGGACAACTTCGGCCGCAGCTATTCGGCGTGGCTCACGCAAGTCGCGCAAGGCTACGACGAGCGGCCGGTGGTCGTCGAATCGGAGCCCAAGTCGATGAGCCGCGAGACAACCTTCGAGCGCGATCTGCATCCGCGTCACGACCGGCCGGCGCTGTCTACTTCGTTTACCAGCTTGTGCGTGCGTGTCGCAGAAGACCTCGTGCGCAAGGGTTATGTGGGCCGGACCGTGGGCATCAAGCTGCGCTATGACGATTTCCGCACGGTCACGCGCGATCTGACCTTGGACGAGCCGACCGCGGACGCGACCGAGATACGGCGCGCGGCGACCGAATGTCTGAGACGGGTGGAATTGAACCGCAAGCTGCGTCTGCTAGGTGTGCGCGTGAGCGCTTTGACGCCGGCCAACGCGCAACCCGTGAAGCAGCGTGTGCCGGTTCAGGCCGATTTACCCTTTACCAGCGACGAGTAACTGGTGGTTTCAGAGGAAGCAGGCACGCCGGCATTCAAGCGCGCCGCCGGCAGGTCGCTCTCCGTGCGCGACGCCGCGATTGAAAACGCAAACGTGTTGACGCCGTGCGCGCTTTCCACCGACACCGTGCCGCGATGCATCTCCGCGATCGCCTTCACGATCGCCAGACCTAGCCCGTGGTTTTCGCGGCTATTGGTGCGCGACACTTCCGCGCGATAGAAGCGGTCGAACAGATGTTCAAGCACCGCGGGCTCGATCGGCTCGCCAGGATTGGCCACCGCTATCCTCAATTGATCCGCTTCACGCGCGATCGTCACCGTGATCGCCGCGCCGGGCGCGCAGTGCTGGATCGCGTTCATCAGCAGATTCGTGCACGCGCGGCCGAACAGCGAGCGGTTCACGCGCGCCATTGCGTCGCCGCGTAACTGCGCATGCACGCGCGCTTCTTCAAGCGGAATCTCGAGAAACTCCAGCGTATGCGCGACTTCCGCGGCCAGCGACAACTCGACCAGACCCGTCGCCCGCTCGCCCTGATCGGCGCGGGCGAGGAACAGCATGTCGTTGATGATCGTGCGCATGCGTTCGAACTCTTCGAGATTCGATTGCAGCGTATGGCGCAGATCGTCGACCGAGCGGTTGCGCGTCAACGCCACTTCGGTTTGCCCGATCAGAATCGTCACCGGCGTG from Paraburkholderia sp. IMGN_8 encodes the following:
- a CDS encoding cytochrome b; translation: MKNPNSGPSDITHYSTPAIALHWLIALLIASAFYIGWIMTDIPGFTPTKLKYFSWHKWIGVTVFVLAIARVLWRATHRAPALHSATPTWQKAAAHLVHGVLYLLMLAIPLSGYLYSSAAGIQVVYLGIVPLPTLIGPDQALKATLRTVHVLLNYTLLALVVMHVLAALKHQFVDRDGLLARMIPFLK
- a CDS encoding arsenic transporter, with the translated sequence MSTLFLSWGIAAAATAGVISRPFKWPEAIWAVAGALLLVSLRLLPVDLAIQAIEKGTDVYLFLFGMMALSEVGRREGLFDWVAVLAVNHAKGSPRKLFLLVYLVGVVITAFLSNDAAAVVLTPAVFAAARKAKTHPLPLLFVCAFIANAASFVLPISNPANLVLYGNHTPALGPWLMRFTLPSLLSIAATYVLLRWTQREALAGVCEADLEPLELSSSGRVALAGIAVTAVVLLTVSAYNIPLGLPTAILGALTATVVLIQERKSPLPLVKEISWSVLPLVAALFVLVEMLDHTGVITTLASAVQRATQHSELATAASAGGIVAIASNLMNNLPAGLIASSTVMQAHSPERVIDALLIGVDLGPNLSITGSLATILWLNAIRREGEDVSFMKFLKVGAVVMLPALALALAARILTG
- a CDS encoding YceI family protein, with protein sequence MKKQLLLAAGALAAALSFNAMATDTYQLDPTHTYPSFETDHFGGLSIWRGKFKKSSGTVVLDRAAKTGTVDVTIDMSSVDIGNDKLDSELVTDKFFDAAKFQTATYKGTQIRFDGDKPVEVIGTLTLHGVTKPVNLKIESFKCFMNPMLKREVCGTESTATFNRDDFGVDFGKTYGFKMLTTLNIQAEGIKQ
- a CDS encoding YceI family protein → MKSNLYHSILAGVAALSLLGASLAHADVDASKSSVIATTKQMNVPVDGKFKKFSAQLNFDPAKPTVGSANVSIDTGSYDLGADDYNKQAQGKEWFDSATYPAATFVSSAIAPAGGNQYKITGKLTIKGKSQTVVVPVTIASQGTTQTFDGSLPIKRSQFDVGTGEWKDTSVVADEVVIKFHIVASKK
- the dinB gene encoding DNA polymerase IV, which produces MSSASRRIAHLDMDAFYASVELLRYPELRGKAVVIGGGRNGAPQTLEDGTRRFARLRDYAGRGVVTTSTYEARALGVFSAMGMMKAAMLAPDAILLPTDFESYRHYSRLFKAAVATFTDRIEDRGIDEIYIDLTEVPGEPREIAAQIKQAVNQATGLTCSICVAPNKLLAKIGSELDKPDGLTILTPADVPLRVWPLPVRKVNGIGPKAAEKLTALGLTTVGDLAAADLGLLQDNFGRSYSAWLTQVAQGYDERPVVVESEPKSMSRETTFERDLHPRHDRPALSTSFTSLCVRVAEDLVRKGYVGRTVGIKLRYDDFRTVTRDLTLDEPTADATEIRRAATECLRRVELNRKLRLLGVRVSALTPANAQPVKQRVPVQADLPFTSDE